One genomic region from Desulfobacterales bacterium encodes:
- a CDS encoding acetoacetate--CoA ligase — translation NPGGVRIGTAEIYRQLDQLPEVADSVVVGQSWKNDVRVVLFVKLAPGCELSDELKDRIRQTIRTHASPRHVPAKILAVPDIPYTLNMKKVEIAVRKVIHNQPVRNKDALRNPEVLDYYAGLPELQQD, via the coding sequence GAACCCCGGCGGGGTGCGGATCGGCACGGCCGAGATCTACCGGCAGCTGGATCAGCTGCCGGAGGTGGCGGACAGCGTGGTGGTGGGACAAAGCTGGAAAAACGATGTGCGGGTGGTGTTGTTCGTTAAACTTGCGCCCGGATGTGAATTGAGCGATGAGCTGAAAGACAGGATCCGGCAGACGATCCGCACCCATGCGTCGCCGCGGCATGTGCCGGCCAAGATACTGGCGGTGCCGGACATACCGTATACCCTGAACATGAAGAAAGTGGAGATCGCCGTGCGCAAGGTGATCCACAACCAGCCGGTGCGCAACAAAGACGCCCTGCGCAACCCGGAAGTGCTTGATTATTATGCCGGATTACCGGAGCTGCAGCAAGATTAG
- a CDS encoding MCP four helix bundle domain-containing protein, whose protein sequence is MTKRYIFYDRYAKSKRRLFILSLVMTFVSIGAGLGILRLSNMKTISQGLDTIYEDRVLPLQQLKQISDMYGIHIVDTAHKVLDGNTSWSAGRIIIDETNRKMPQMWAEYLKTHLVDEEKKLIEELTLLFVDADKSSKKLTAILHKEDRAALAEFVQKEVYRHIDPFINKIDALFQMQIRVAKDVRDNEKLRYKFSLTLGTASIALSIVLCTIIVLQRKRWRTLMDSL, encoded by the coding sequence ATGACAAAACGTTATATCTTCTATGATCGATACGCTAAGAGCAAACGGAGACTGTTCATTCTGTCGCTGGTAATGACATTTGTATCCATCGGGGCTGGGCTGGGGATTTTAAGATTGAGCAACATGAAAACAATAAGTCAGGGCCTTGATACGATATATGAGGATCGTGTGCTGCCCCTGCAGCAGTTAAAGCAGATTTCCGACATGTACGGCATCCATATCGTCGATACCGCTCACAAAGTCCTTGACGGTAATACTTCATGGTCCGCCGGTCGCATAATCATTGACGAAACAAATCGGAAAATGCCCCAAATGTGGGCCGAGTACTTGAAAACGCACCTTGTTGACGAGGAAAAAAAGCTGATCGAAGAACTCACATTGTTGTTTGTCGATGCGGACAAGTCCTCAAAAAAACTGACCGCCATTCTCCATAAAGAAGACCGCGCGGCTCTGGCTGAATTTGTACAAAAAGAAGTTTACCGGCATATCGATCCCTTTATAAATAAAATAGACGCTCTGTTTCAAATGCAGATCAGGGTCGCAAAGGATGTCCGCGACAACGAAAAACTCCGCTATAAATTCAGCTTGACCCTGGGTACGGCCAGCATTGCCCTGAGCATTGTTTTATGCACGATTATTGTGCTGCAGCGTAAAAGATGGCGAACACTGATGGATTCTTTATAA